One Mycobacteroides salmoniphilum DNA segment encodes these proteins:
- a CDS encoding antibiotic biosynthesis monooxygenase family protein has product MSVVKINAIEIPEGAGPELEKRFAHRAGAVENQPGFLGFQLLRPVKGEDRYFVVTQWESEEAFQAWATGPAVEAHSGQQAKPVAKGAHLLEFEVVLDVTGAATKA; this is encoded by the coding sequence ATGTCCGTGGTGAAGATCAACGCAATCGAGATCCCCGAGGGTGCAGGTCCGGAGCTGGAAAAGCGGTTCGCTCACCGCGCCGGAGCAGTAGAGAACCAGCCAGGATTCCTGGGCTTTCAGCTGCTGCGCCCCGTCAAGGGAGAGGACCGCTACTTCGTGGTCACCCAGTGGGAGTCCGAGGAGGCCTTCCAGGCCTGGGCCACCGGTCCGGCGGTCGAAGCACATTCTGGCCAGCAGGCCAAGCCCGTGGCCAAGGGTGCTCATCTGCTGGAGTTCGAGGTTGTGCTCGACGTGACCGGGGCCGCCACCAAGGCGTGA
- a CDS encoding alpha/beta fold hydrolase — MNPDRLFDQGGLPEDSGAPSIVLVHGLMGRGSTWSRQLPWLRELGRVYTYDAPWHRGRDVIDSQPISTERYVEALAKAVGALGGPAVLIGHSMGGLHSWCLAAEHPELVSALVVEDMAPDFVGGTTGPWEPWLYSWPEVFTSAADVTSRFGPVAGQYFLEAFDQVPEGWRLHGPIDKWIATAAEWGVREFWEQWLGVRCPSLLLEASVTVAPAGQMREMAETGWKTNYLKIEGSGHLIHDDAPQRYRSAVTDFIAGHEGR; from the coding sequence ATGAACCCTGACCGCCTGTTCGACCAAGGCGGTCTGCCGGAAGACTCGGGGGCGCCATCCATCGTCCTTGTGCACGGTCTGATGGGGCGCGGGAGCACCTGGTCGCGGCAGTTGCCCTGGCTGCGTGAGCTGGGCCGGGTCTACACCTATGATGCGCCGTGGCACCGGGGGCGTGATGTCATTGATTCCCAACCGATTTCGACAGAGCGCTATGTCGAAGCCCTCGCGAAGGCGGTGGGTGCGCTTGGCGGTCCAGCCGTCCTCATTGGTCACTCCATGGGTGGACTGCATTCGTGGTGCCTGGCGGCGGAGCATCCGGAGCTGGTGTCGGCCCTGGTGGTGGAAGACATGGCCCCCGATTTCGTCGGCGGAACCACCGGCCCCTGGGAACCCTGGCTGTACTCCTGGCCCGAAGTCTTCACGTCCGCTGCGGATGTCACCAGTAGGTTTGGACCCGTTGCGGGACAGTACTTTCTGGAGGCGTTTGACCAGGTACCCGAGGGCTGGCGATTGCATGGACCGATCGACAAATGGATTGCCACTGCTGCGGAATGGGGTGTCCGTGAATTCTGGGAGCAGTGGTTGGGGGTGCGTTGCCCGTCGCTCCTACTGGAGGCGTCAGTCACGGTGGCGCCGGCCGGACAGATGCGCGAGATGGCTGAGACAGGTTGGAAGACAAACTATTTGAAGATAGAAGGGTCGGGTCACCTGATTCACGACGACGCTCCCCAGCGGTACCGGTCCGCCGTCACGGACTTCATTGCCGGGCACGAAGGGCGGTAG
- a CDS encoding helix-turn-helix domain-containing protein, whose protein sequence is MLRSVAALVLDRVAVFEFGVICEVFGIDRSADGVPNFDFRVCGPEAGIPLRTSVGASLIPERGLDGLADADLVAIPARPFTRGYPQEALDAVRAASERGATVLTVCSGVFIAGAAGLLDGRRCTTHWMHTDELARRHPTATVDRDVLFVDDGNLITSAGTAAGIDACLHLVRRELGSEITNKIARRMVVPPQRAGGQRQFIPQPVPDVETNGFGGLFDWLIENIDQTHTVDDLAARVHMSTRTFARKFADQTGVTPMRWIIDQRVLLARRLLEQTDLDIDTVAARSGFGTAILLRHHFRRGVGVTPTDYRRTFATAVG, encoded by the coding sequence ATGTTGCGTTCGGTGGCGGCCCTGGTCCTCGATCGGGTTGCCGTTTTCGAATTTGGGGTCATCTGCGAGGTCTTCGGCATCGACCGCAGCGCCGACGGCGTTCCCAACTTCGACTTCCGGGTCTGCGGACCCGAGGCCGGCATACCACTGCGTACCTCGGTCGGCGCCTCACTGATCCCGGAGCGTGGACTCGATGGGCTGGCCGACGCCGACCTGGTCGCAATTCCGGCGCGGCCGTTTACCCGGGGCTACCCGCAGGAGGCACTCGATGCTGTGCGCGCCGCATCGGAGCGGGGGGCGACCGTACTCACCGTCTGCTCGGGAGTGTTTATCGCGGGTGCCGCCGGCCTGCTCGACGGGCGCCGCTGCACCACGCACTGGATGCACACCGATGAGTTGGCCCGCCGGCATCCGACAGCGACCGTCGATCGCGACGTGCTGTTCGTCGACGACGGCAATCTCATCACCAGTGCCGGGACCGCGGCGGGTATCGATGCCTGTCTGCATCTGGTGCGCCGCGAGCTGGGCAGCGAGATCACCAACAAGATCGCGCGACGCATGGTGGTACCGCCGCAGCGTGCGGGTGGGCAGCGTCAATTCATCCCGCAGCCAGTGCCCGATGTGGAAACCAACGGCTTTGGCGGACTTTTCGATTGGTTGATCGAGAACATCGATCAGACGCACACGGTGGACGATCTTGCTGCGCGTGTGCACATGTCGACCCGCACATTCGCCCGTAAGTTCGCCGATCAGACCGGTGTGACGCCGATGCGCTGGATCATCGACCAGCGAGTGCTGCTGGCCCGGCGCTTGTTAGAACAGACGGATCTGGATATCGATACCGTCGCGGCGCGCAGCGGTTTCGGCACCGCGATCCTGTTGCGCCATCACTTCCGCCGTGGCGTCGGCGTCACACCCACCGATTACCGCAGGACCTTCGCGACGGCCGTTGGCTAG